A window of Corallococcus macrosporus DSM 14697 contains these coding sequences:
- a CDS encoding AI-2E family transporter produces MAPPQPHAKAVSPAQPAPVAEPVAVDERALSESDARRIDLWWSAVMLGSLGLVFALLSVFGGVAVPVLLALAGAYVFNPIVTELEKRRLNRTWGTTLVFVAGTLMLVGGVLYLIPVFREEASKLPDFFNRASTQVVPKVEGLVGHSLPDLVRQRTTELGQQASELVQSAGPAAARILASFAGNTARLVVTLLGLSVVPVLAFFFLQDYPRLMGMVKDLLPRRAVGLVSRRFAEVDEVLSAFVRGQLIVGGVLSVIYAVGLSAARIDMAIVIGVIAGFGNMVPYLGTGVGIVLSLVGLMLSWQGPWQLAAVAATFVIGQMLEGFVITPRIVGEKVGLAPVAVILAILAFGELFGFVGILLAVPVAAILKVVLSVVVQRYQRTRLYTGEPRSP; encoded by the coding sequence GTGGCGCCGCCCCAGCCGCACGCCAAGGCCGTGTCTCCAGCGCAGCCGGCGCCCGTCGCGGAGCCCGTGGCGGTGGACGAGCGCGCGCTGTCCGAGTCGGACGCCCGCCGCATCGACCTGTGGTGGTCGGCGGTGATGCTGGGCTCGCTGGGCCTGGTGTTCGCGCTGCTCTCCGTGTTCGGCGGCGTGGCGGTGCCCGTGCTGCTCGCGCTGGCGGGGGCGTACGTGTTCAACCCCATCGTCACCGAGCTGGAGAAGCGGCGGTTGAACCGCACCTGGGGGACGACGCTCGTCTTCGTGGCGGGCACGCTGATGCTGGTGGGCGGGGTGCTGTACCTCATCCCGGTGTTCCGCGAGGAGGCGTCGAAGCTGCCGGACTTCTTCAACCGCGCGAGCACCCAGGTGGTGCCGAAGGTGGAAGGGCTGGTGGGGCATTCGCTGCCGGACCTGGTGCGCCAGCGCACCACGGAGCTGGGACAGCAGGCGTCGGAGCTGGTCCAGAGCGCGGGCCCGGCGGCGGCGCGCATCCTGGCGAGCTTCGCGGGCAACACGGCGCGGCTGGTGGTGACGCTCCTGGGCCTGTCGGTGGTGCCGGTGCTGGCCTTCTTCTTCCTCCAGGACTACCCGCGGCTCATGGGCATGGTGAAGGACCTGCTGCCCCGGCGCGCGGTGGGGCTGGTGAGCCGGCGCTTCGCCGAGGTGGACGAGGTGCTCTCCGCCTTCGTGCGCGGGCAGCTCATCGTGGGCGGGGTGCTGTCGGTCATCTACGCGGTGGGCCTGTCCGCGGCGCGCATCGACATGGCCATCGTCATTGGCGTGATCGCCGGCTTCGGCAACATGGTGCCGTACCTGGGCACGGGCGTGGGCATCGTGCTGTCGCTGGTGGGGCTGATGCTGTCGTGGCAGGGGCCGTGGCAGCTCGCGGCGGTGGCGGCCACCTTCGTCATCGGGCAGATGCTGGAGGGCTTCGTCATCACCCCGCGCATCGTGGGGGAGAAGGTCGGCCTGGCGCCGGTGGCGGTCATCCTGGCCATCCTCGCCTTCGGCGAGCTGTTCGGCTTCGTGGGCATCCTGCTGGCGGTGCCGGTGGCGGCCATCCTGAAGGTGGTGCTGAGCGTGGTGGTGCAGCGCTACCAGCGGACGCGGCTGTACACGGGGGAGCCCAGGTCGCCGTGA
- a CDS encoding uracil-DNA glycosylase: MTRLEALHEEITGCRACPRLVAWREEVARVKRRAYRDWSYWGLPVPGFGDPQARLIIVGLAPAAHGANRTGRMFTGDRSGDFLYAGLHRAGFANQARSEHREDGLRLHDAFIVSAARCAPPDNKPLPEELARCAPFLDRELALLPGRVLLALGAIGWNAALVALARQGMQVPSPRPAFGHGAELRLPGGRTLLGCYHVSQQNTQTGRLTPAMFDAVMARVHALLETADPKGRGKS, translated from the coding sequence GTGACGCGGTTGGAGGCGCTGCACGAGGAGATCACCGGCTGCCGGGCCTGCCCCCGGCTGGTGGCGTGGCGGGAGGAGGTGGCGCGGGTGAAGCGCCGCGCCTACCGCGACTGGAGCTACTGGGGCCTGCCGGTGCCGGGCTTCGGAGACCCGCAGGCGCGGCTCATCATCGTCGGGCTGGCGCCGGCGGCCCATGGGGCGAACCGGACGGGGCGGATGTTCACCGGGGACCGGTCCGGGGACTTCCTCTATGCCGGGCTGCACCGCGCGGGCTTCGCGAACCAGGCGCGCAGCGAGCACCGGGAGGACGGGCTCCGGCTCCACGACGCGTTCATCGTCTCGGCGGCGCGGTGTGCGCCTCCGGACAACAAGCCCCTCCCGGAGGAGCTGGCCCGGTGCGCGCCGTTCCTGGACCGCGAGCTGGCGCTGCTGCCGGGCAGGGTGCTGCTGGCGCTGGGGGCCATTGGCTGGAACGCCGCGCTGGTGGCCCTGGCGCGGCAGGGGATGCAGGTGCCGTCGCCTCGGCCCGCGTTCGGCCATGGGGCGGAGCTGCGCCTGCCGGGCGGCCGGACGCTGCTGGGCTGCTACCACGTCAGTCAGCAGAACACGCAGACGGGGCGGCTCACCCCGGCGATGTTCGACGCCGTCATGGCCCGGGTCCACGCGCTGCTGGAAACGGCGGATCCGAAGGGGCGCGGGAAGAGTTGA
- the thrS gene encoding threonine--tRNA ligase, with product MSDIITVTLPDGSQKQTSRGTTIADFVRESIGPGLAKAALFARVNGQDMDLARKLDEDAKLQIFTPKSPESLELIRHDAAHVVASAVQRLFPGTQVTIGPATEEGFYYDFFREKPFTPEDLEKIEAEANAELKRDMAFVRTEISMDEAVRLFEEKGEKFKVEIVKDIAAKGAKTLTLYTHGDWVDFCLGPHAPSTGKIGVIKILSSSGAYWRGDHRNPMLQRVYGTAFFDKKQLAEYLNRIEESKKRDHRKLGKELDLFHFHPYSPGSAFWTPKGTTLYTTLSNWMRQLTQNDGYVEIKTPLMFNKGLWETSGHWGKYKENMFLVLDSESGEHDFSLKPMNCPSHHLFYGFKKHSYRDLPLRFHTQDVLHRNEAAGSLGGLTRVRQFAQDDAHIYCTEAQITDEVRRFVKLLDHVYKAVGLTYAVKLSTRPEQRLGDDSLWDRAEGDLKAALDSLGLPYELAPGDGAFYGPKIDFAVSDSIGRRWQLGTMQLDYLAPERFDLTYVGEDNAEHRPVVLHRAIFGSFERFTAILIEHFAGAFPAWLAPVQAVLVTVADRQNDYARKVRDTLKAKGYRVEFDERGLSMNAKIREAQLQKVPFTLVVGDNEVSGEGVSPRRYGGEDLKTMKLADFEALLAKEAALP from the coding sequence ATGTCCGACATCATCACGGTGACGCTCCCCGACGGCTCGCAGAAGCAGACGTCCCGGGGCACCACCATCGCGGACTTCGTGCGGGAGAGCATCGGCCCCGGCCTGGCGAAGGCCGCCCTGTTCGCGCGCGTCAATGGCCAGGACATGGACCTGGCGCGCAAGCTGGACGAGGACGCGAAGCTCCAGATCTTCACCCCCAAGAGCCCCGAGTCCCTGGAGCTCATCCGCCATGACGCCGCCCACGTGGTGGCCAGCGCGGTGCAGAGGCTGTTCCCCGGCACGCAGGTGACCATCGGTCCCGCGACGGAGGAGGGCTTCTATTACGACTTCTTCCGCGAGAAGCCCTTCACGCCCGAGGACCTGGAGAAGATCGAGGCCGAGGCGAACGCCGAGCTGAAGCGGGACATGGCCTTCGTCCGCACGGAGATCTCCATGGACGAGGCCGTGCGCCTCTTCGAGGAGAAGGGCGAGAAGTTCAAGGTCGAGATCGTCAAGGACATCGCGGCCAAGGGCGCCAAGACGCTGACGCTCTACACCCACGGCGACTGGGTGGACTTCTGCCTGGGGCCCCACGCGCCCAGCACGGGGAAGATCGGCGTCATCAAGATCCTCTCCTCCAGCGGCGCGTACTGGCGCGGTGACCACCGCAACCCGATGCTCCAGCGCGTCTACGGCACGGCCTTCTTCGACAAGAAGCAGCTCGCGGAGTACCTGAACCGCATCGAGGAGTCGAAGAAGCGCGACCACCGCAAGCTGGGCAAGGAGCTGGACCTCTTCCACTTCCACCCGTACTCGCCGGGCTCCGCGTTCTGGACCCCGAAGGGCACCACGCTCTACACCACGCTGTCGAACTGGATGCGTCAGCTCACCCAGAACGACGGCTACGTGGAGATCAAGACGCCCCTGATGTTCAACAAGGGGCTGTGGGAGACCAGCGGCCACTGGGGCAAGTACAAGGAGAACATGTTCCTCGTGCTCGACAGCGAGTCCGGGGAGCATGACTTCTCGCTCAAGCCGATGAACTGCCCGTCGCACCACCTGTTCTACGGCTTCAAGAAGCACAGCTACCGCGACCTGCCGCTGCGCTTCCACACCCAGGACGTGCTGCACCGCAACGAGGCGGCGGGCTCCCTGGGCGGCCTCACGCGCGTGCGCCAGTTCGCGCAGGACGACGCGCACATCTACTGCACCGAGGCGCAGATCACGGATGAAGTCCGGCGCTTCGTGAAGCTGCTGGACCACGTCTACAAGGCGGTGGGCCTCACCTACGCGGTGAAGCTGTCCACCCGGCCCGAGCAGCGCCTGGGCGATGACTCCCTGTGGGACCGCGCCGAGGGCGACCTCAAGGCGGCGCTGGATTCGCTGGGCCTCCCGTACGAGCTGGCCCCGGGCGACGGCGCCTTCTACGGCCCGAAGATCGACTTCGCGGTGTCGGACAGCATCGGCCGCCGGTGGCAGCTCGGCACCATGCAGTTGGACTACCTGGCCCCCGAGCGCTTCGACCTGACCTACGTGGGCGAGGACAACGCCGAGCACCGGCCCGTGGTGCTCCACCGCGCCATCTTCGGCTCCTTCGAGCGCTTCACGGCCATCCTCATCGAGCACTTCGCCGGCGCCTTCCCGGCCTGGCTGGCCCCCGTCCAGGCGGTGCTGGTGACGGTGGCGGACCGCCAGAACGACTACGCCCGGAAGGTGCGGGACACCCTGAAGGCCAAGGGCTACCGGGTGGAGTTCGACGAGCGCGGCCTGTCGATGAACGCGAAAATCCGCGAGGCGCAGCTCCAGAAGGTGCCGTTCACCCTGGTGGTGGGCGACAACGAGGTGTCCGGCGAGGGCGTGTCCCCCCGGCGCTACGGCGGCGAGGACCTCAAGACGATGAAGCTGGCGGACTTCGAGGCCCTGCTGGCGAAGGAAGCGGCCCTGCCGTGA
- the rpmI gene encoding 50S ribosomal protein L35, with protein sequence MPKLKTRSSAKKRFDVKKSGKVKYGKAFAKHLFTFSKTPKSKRNGRGTGHLRDMDAKKVIKEMFPYGG encoded by the coding sequence ATGCCGAAGTTGAAGACCCGCAGCAGCGCGAAGAAGCGCTTTGACGTGAAGAAGAGCGGCAAGGTCAAGTACGGCAAGGCCTTCGCGAAGCACCTCTTCACGTTCTCGAAGACGCCGAAGTCCAAGCGCAACGGCCGCGGCACCGGTCATCTTCGCGACATGGACGCGAAGAAGGTCATCAAGGAGATGTTCCCCTACGGGGGCTGA
- the rplT gene encoding 50S ribosomal protein L20 — translation MRVKKGVKARRRRNRILKLAKGFRGRRKNCYKRANQAVERALDYASRDRMQRKRDFRRLWIVRINAAARTVGLSYSKLIAGLAKAKIGLDRKVLSDMAIADPSGFAAVANIAKAA, via the coding sequence ATGCGCGTGAAGAAGGGCGTCAAGGCCCGTCGTCGTCGTAATCGGATTTTGAAGCTGGCCAAGGGTTTCCGCGGCCGTCGGAAGAACTGCTACAAGCGCGCCAACCAGGCGGTTGAGCGGGCGCTGGACTACGCCAGCCGCGACCGCATGCAGCGCAAGCGGGACTTCCGTCGCCTGTGGATCGTCCGCATCAACGCGGCGGCCCGCACGGTCGGCCTGTCCTACTCGAAGCTGATCGCGGGCCTCGCGAAGGCGAAGATCGGCCTGGACCGCAAGGTCCTGTCCGACATGGCCATCGCGGATCCCTCGGGTTTTGCGGCCGTCGCCAACATCGCGAAGGCGGCCTGA
- the pheS gene encoding phenylalanine--tRNA ligase subunit alpha, which translates to MRDRLLALAESARREIGGASELSAVEALRVRYLGKKGELSGVLGGMGKLPPDERRSLGEVANSVKAELEKLLAEAVERAEAAALEAQLQGPGLDVTLPGRGVALGSRHPVSRTMEEIVRTFARLGFDVASGPEIELDYFNFEALNLPKDHPARDMQDTFYVDEATLGHAKKADSSALLRTHTSPVQVRYMLNRKPPIRAVMPGRVYRRDSDLTHTPMFHQVEGLLVDKGVTFAELKGSLAAFVTAFFGSDTRTRFRPSFFPFTEPSAEVDITCTNCSGKGCRICKQTGWLEVLGSGMVHPNVFTSAGYDPNEVTGYAFGMGVERIAMLRYRIDDLRMMFENDARFLEQF; encoded by the coding sequence ATGCGGGATCGGTTGCTGGCGCTCGCGGAGTCCGCGAGGCGGGAGATTGGCGGCGCGTCGGAGCTGTCCGCGGTGGAAGCGCTGCGGGTCCGCTACCTGGGCAAGAAGGGCGAGCTGTCCGGCGTGCTGGGCGGCATGGGCAAGCTGCCCCCGGACGAGCGGCGCTCGCTGGGCGAGGTGGCCAACAGCGTGAAGGCGGAGCTGGAGAAGCTGCTCGCCGAGGCCGTGGAGCGCGCCGAGGCGGCCGCGCTGGAGGCCCAGCTCCAGGGCCCGGGCCTGGACGTGACGCTGCCGGGACGCGGCGTGGCGCTGGGCAGCCGGCACCCCGTGTCGCGGACGATGGAGGAGATTGTCCGGACCTTCGCGCGGCTCGGCTTCGACGTGGCCAGCGGCCCGGAGATCGAGCTGGACTACTTCAACTTCGAGGCGCTGAACCTGCCCAAGGACCACCCCGCGCGGGACATGCAGGACACCTTCTACGTGGACGAGGCCACCCTGGGCCACGCGAAGAAGGCGGACAGCTCCGCGCTGCTGCGCACGCACACGTCGCCGGTGCAGGTGCGGTACATGCTGAACCGCAAGCCGCCCATCCGCGCGGTGATGCCGGGCCGGGTGTACCGGCGCGACTCGGACCTCACGCACACGCCGATGTTCCACCAGGTGGAGGGCCTGCTGGTGGACAAGGGCGTGACGTTCGCCGAGCTGAAGGGCTCGCTGGCGGCCTTCGTGACGGCGTTCTTCGGCTCGGACACGCGCACCCGCTTCCGCCCGTCCTTCTTCCCCTTCACGGAGCCCTCCGCGGAGGTGGACATCACCTGCACGAACTGCAGCGGCAAGGGCTGCCGCATCTGCAAGCAGACGGGGTGGCTGGAGGTGCTGGGCAGCGGCATGGTGCACCCCAACGTCTTCACGTCCGCCGGGTATGACCCGAACGAGGTGACGGGCTACGCGTTCGGCATGGGCGTGGAGCGCATCGCCATGCTGCGCTACCGCATCGACGACCTGCGGATGATGTTCGAGAACGACGCGCGCTTCCTCGAGCAGTTCTGA
- the pheT gene encoding phenylalanine--tRNA ligase subunit beta — translation MKISVKWLGDYVALPPSVDELARKLTAAGLEIEGMERPAEALRGVVVAQIKESVQHPNADKLSVTQVDIGGTALLQVVCGAKNFKVGDKVPLATVGAKLPNGMDIKQAALRGVDSFGMLCSSKELGLSEESSGLLILPADTRVGLPIAEAVGLDDVVLEVNVTPNRPDALSHLGVAREVSVVTGAALKVPQPKPAESGTPAADQVKVRVEAPDRCPRYVARVVENVTIGPSPQWMQDRLKAAGVRAINNVVDVTNYVNLEYGQPLHAFDLEKLAGQELVVRTATRGEKLKTLDGKDRVLDVDDLVIADKERAQAIAGVMGGGDSEVTEGTKRLVLESANFQGSTVRRSSKRHGLHTEASHRFERGADMDAVVPAIDRAAQLIAELAGGTVAPGRVDVYPAPKPARKVTLRFARVEQVLGVAVAEPEVRRILEALGFKAVEQGTGQATYEVPRARVDVEREEDLLEEVARIYGYDNIPATLPRGLATLAPEPAHAEAERRMRHALAGAGFDEVVNYSFVAPRSLEVLGGAEKPVSLLNPLSVEQSVMRTSLLPGLLENLSRSVRHQVEAVAIYETGRAYFRDAEGGQGQRPAAREVHRVAGLVWGLRGGGRSWTHKDARADFYDAKAAVEGLLGALRVEGVTYVPEGPAAYHPKAVAQVKAADGAVLGHVGEVHPRVAKALGLPGGVFVFELDTEPLYAAAKLVPAYRSLPRFPAVLRDLAVVVPLELPNDEVRRVILEVGKPLVEDAQVFDVYTGEQIPQGRKNLAYALRYRSAERTLTDVEVNEAHQRIVDEVKQRLGAALRA, via the coding sequence GTGAAGATTTCGGTGAAGTGGCTGGGCGATTACGTGGCGCTGCCGCCGTCCGTGGACGAGCTGGCGCGCAAGCTGACCGCCGCGGGCCTGGAGATTGAGGGAATGGAGCGCCCCGCGGAGGCCCTTCGCGGCGTGGTGGTGGCGCAAATCAAGGAGTCCGTGCAGCACCCCAACGCGGACAAGCTGTCCGTCACGCAGGTGGACATCGGCGGGACGGCGCTGCTCCAGGTGGTGTGCGGCGCGAAGAACTTCAAGGTGGGCGACAAGGTGCCGCTGGCCACCGTGGGCGCGAAGCTGCCCAACGGCATGGACATCAAGCAGGCGGCCCTGCGCGGCGTGGACAGCTTCGGCATGCTCTGCTCCTCCAAGGAGCTGGGCCTGAGCGAGGAGTCCAGCGGCCTGCTCATCCTCCCAGCGGACACGCGCGTGGGCCTGCCCATCGCGGAGGCCGTGGGGCTGGATGACGTGGTGCTGGAGGTGAACGTCACGCCGAACCGGCCGGACGCGCTCAGCCACCTGGGCGTGGCGCGCGAGGTCAGCGTGGTGACGGGCGCCGCGCTGAAGGTGCCGCAGCCGAAGCCCGCCGAGTCGGGCACGCCCGCCGCGGACCAGGTGAAGGTGCGCGTGGAGGCCCCGGACCGCTGCCCGCGCTACGTGGCGCGCGTGGTGGAGAACGTGACCATTGGGCCGTCTCCGCAGTGGATGCAGGACCGGCTGAAGGCGGCCGGGGTGCGCGCCATCAACAACGTGGTGGACGTCACCAACTACGTGAATCTGGAGTACGGGCAGCCGCTGCACGCCTTCGACCTGGAGAAGCTGGCCGGGCAGGAGCTTGTCGTCCGCACGGCGACGCGCGGCGAGAAGCTCAAGACGCTGGACGGCAAGGACCGCGTGCTGGACGTGGATGACCTGGTCATCGCGGACAAGGAGCGGGCGCAGGCCATCGCCGGGGTCATGGGCGGCGGCGACAGCGAGGTGACGGAGGGGACGAAGCGGCTGGTGCTGGAGTCGGCGAACTTCCAGGGCTCCACGGTGCGGCGCTCGTCGAAGCGGCACGGGCTGCACACGGAGGCGTCGCACCGCTTCGAGCGCGGCGCGGACATGGACGCGGTGGTGCCGGCGATTGACCGGGCCGCGCAGCTCATCGCGGAGCTGGCGGGTGGGACGGTGGCCCCGGGCCGCGTGGACGTGTACCCGGCGCCGAAGCCGGCTCGGAAGGTGACGCTGCGCTTCGCCCGGGTGGAGCAGGTGCTGGGCGTGGCCGTGGCGGAGCCGGAGGTCCGGCGCATCCTGGAGGCCCTGGGCTTCAAGGCGGTGGAGCAGGGGACGGGGCAGGCGACGTACGAGGTGCCCCGGGCCCGCGTGGACGTGGAGCGCGAGGAGGACCTGCTGGAGGAGGTCGCGCGCATCTACGGCTACGACAACATTCCGGCGACGCTGCCGCGCGGCCTGGCCACGCTGGCCCCGGAGCCCGCGCACGCCGAGGCCGAGCGCCGCATGCGTCACGCGCTGGCCGGTGCGGGCTTCGACGAGGTGGTGAACTACTCGTTCGTCGCGCCGCGCAGCCTGGAGGTGCTGGGGGGGGCGGAGAAGCCGGTGTCGCTGCTCAACCCGCTGAGCGTGGAGCAGTCGGTGATGCGCACCAGCCTGCTGCCGGGGCTGCTGGAGAACCTGTCCCGCAGCGTGCGGCACCAGGTGGAGGCGGTGGCCATCTACGAGACGGGCCGCGCCTACTTCCGGGACGCGGAGGGCGGGCAGGGGCAGCGTCCGGCGGCGCGCGAGGTGCATCGGGTGGCGGGCCTGGTGTGGGGCCTGCGGGGCGGCGGCCGGAGCTGGACGCACAAGGACGCGCGGGCGGACTTCTACGACGCGAAGGCTGCGGTGGAGGGGCTGCTGGGCGCGCTCCGCGTGGAGGGCGTGACGTACGTGCCCGAGGGGCCGGCGGCGTACCACCCGAAGGCGGTGGCGCAGGTGAAGGCGGCGGACGGGGCGGTGCTGGGCCACGTGGGCGAGGTGCACCCCCGGGTGGCGAAGGCGCTGGGCCTGCCGGGCGGGGTGTTCGTGTTCGAGCTGGACACGGAGCCGCTGTACGCGGCGGCGAAGCTGGTGCCGGCGTACCGGTCGCTGCCGCGCTTCCCGGCGGTGCTGCGGGACCTGGCGGTGGTGGTGCCGCTGGAGCTGCCCAACGACGAGGTGCGGCGGGTGATCCTGGAGGTGGGCAAGCCGCTGGTGGAGGACGCTCAGGTGTTCGACGTGTACACCGGTGAGCAGATCCCCCAGGGACGGAAGAACCTGGCGTACGCGCTGCGGTACCGCTCGGCCGAGCGGACGCTGACCGACGTGGAGGTCAACGAGGCGCACCAACGCATCGTGGACGAGGTGAAGCAGCGGCTGGGTGCTGCCTTGCGCGCCTGA